The following is a genomic window from Methanoplanus sp. FWC-SCC4.
GGTACCTGTATATCTCCTCCGATTGCCCATATTACAGCCGCATCAAATAATTTCCATCCATCTGCCGTGAGTTGTGCTGCGGAGTCATCTGAGAGGAATAATCCCACACGACGTTCAGGTGCTGTCATTCCTGCCATCTCTACCCCTTTCTCATATCCAAATACTGTGTAGAGTTGCGGGTAATTCGGACTGTTTGCAATCATTATGCTGTTGTCTGATGGAATTCCTGTGTTTTCAGCCATCCGGGCTCCAAAAACTTTTACAGTTCCTTTTAGTCCTGCAGAAAGTTCATGTCCTTCACCAATGATTGAAACTTCAGTCTGGTCGCGAATAATTTTGTAATCCGTACCTCCCATTGTACCTGTCATTTTCATATCATCGTAGATATATGACTCCCAGGTCACAACGGGGACATTTACATCCTTGAATTTTTTGCTTACAAAAGTCGGGCTTGAAGTTGATGAGATAATTACAAGCTCTTTACCTTCTGCATCCTCTGATTTTGAAATCGAGTCATCAATTATGGCTACTGTGTAACCCATATTCTCAAGGTGTATTTTTACTGCTTTATCTCCACTGTTTAAGTTGACATTTCCGACAATCATTACAATGTTGCCATGCTCTTCAGGACCCGGTGTCGGTTCAGGGGTTGGAACTAATGTTGGCTCCGGTGTAGGAGGTACCGGTGTTGGCTCTGGTGTAGGAACTAGTGTCGGCTCGGGGGTTGGAACAGGAGTCGGAACTGGTGTTGGCTCCGGTGTAGGAACTAGTGTCGGTTCAGGGGTTGGAACTGGCGTTGGTATGGGCGTTGGTTCAATTGGCGGAATATATTCCGATCCAATTGCTGAGATTACATATGCACCGAATTTTTCGCCTGTGTATATGTACCCGTTGTATCCAAAGACATCCATATACATTGTTCCGGGGATTTCAAGAGATTTAATCAACTTAATATCCGCCGGATTTGATATGTCAAATGCCCTGATATCCCCGATCGGACCCCCTGATGCGTACACGACATTGTCAAGCACACTTAATCCGTAACCTACCCACTGACCCGGATAGCTCACTTTTCCTATCGTTTTTGGAGCCTGGATGTTTCTTAAATCAATTGTAACAACATCATTTCCTGTAAGGGCCACTGCTGTGTCACCCAGCACTTCAACATCATAGAAAGGTTTTCCTGCCTCATATGTTGCTATAACAACTGGATTTTGCTTGTTGCTGACATCGATCACATGAACTCCTGTATAGCTGCCGAGATATGATGCAACCAGCAGGTAATTGTCCTTATATTTTGCAAGGTTTCCATTGAAGTGCGGGTCTCTTGCAATGTATGCAGGATTATACGGGCTTGAAATATCAACAATTCCTGCGGATGTGTATACATAATTGCCGTCAGGCAGTACTGAGGCAATATTGTCCTTGTAATCAACAAATACCTTCACCGGCTGTTCCGGATTGGAAATGTCGATCATATTCAGGCCGCCCCACTCTCCTGCGCCAAAGAGGTAATTGCCCTGTATGCTGACATCGTTAAATCTTCCGGGAGTCTCAATGAATGCAGATTCAAACGGATTTTCCTTATCCTTTGTATCAACCACCCACATTCCGTCGTTGTGTGCACCGATGAAGAGATAATCGTCCTTTGCCACTACAGAGTCAACGCCGCCCACCACAGGGACATTTACAATCAGAGATGGCTGCTTTGGATCTGAAGTATCATAGATCCCGAATCCCATTGATTCGCCTGCAAGGAATGTGTAGTAATCTGTTGGGAAGATTCCCTCAATATATCCTGCAATTTCTGTACCCTTTCCTGCAACGAATGCCTGGTTGGGATTTGAAATGTCAATTACACTAAATCCCTGGTAACGGACAGAGACATATGCATAATCACCGAGAATTTTAACGTCATTTGCATCGATTCCCATTATATTTTTAACCTCAACCGGATGTGATTTGTCGGATATGTCAATGACCCTCACACCGTTGTGGTATTCTGTAACATATGCATAGTTGCCCTTAACCGCAACTCCGGAGAAACTGTCAAGTGCTGATGTACTTGCGGTGTAGCTTCCAACAATCCTCGGGCTTTTTGGATCTGAAAGGTTAAATATGTCCAGCGTTTTGTCGGTTGCCCTTGCAACGTAAAGATAACCGTCTGCTATGGAAATCCTCCACGGTCTGTTGTAGCCGTTCAACTTTACAACATTTCCAAATTTCGGATTGGAAACATCGGATATGTCCACTATCTGTATACCGATATTGTATACTGAAAGATAAGCGGTGTTTCCGTAGACCTCAACATCCCTTATCTCAGTTCCGGGAGGATGCGGGCTTTTAAGCGAAGAGATTTTGACCGGGTTATTTGGATCTCTTATGTCGACGATGATGTACCCTGTCGTATACCCTATGTGAAGGTAAGGATACTCCATATACATGCTTTTGACATTCTCGCCTACATAGATCTTTGAGATGTAATCCTTCCATGTAAGATCTTTTACAGTGGCAGGGTTTGTAACATCATAAACCCTTACCTCGCCGCCCTGTGCAACGTAAAGATATCCTCCCTCCTCGACAACATCAAAGGAAGGACCGTTTGCCAGGTGACCTACTGTGTCCAGCGTCGGATGAGTCGGATCCGGTGTCGGCTCAGGAGTTGGAACTGGTGTTGGTTCCGGTGTAGGAACTAATGTAGGCTCAGGGGTTGGAACTGGTGTTGGTTCCGGTGTAGGAACTAATGTAGGCTCAGGGGTTGGAACTGGTGTTGGTTCTGGTGTAGGAACTAATGTAGGTTCAGGGGTTGGAACTGGTGTTGGCGGGATGTATTCCGATCCAATTGCTGAGATTACATATGCACCAAATTTTTCCCCTGTGTATATGTAGCCGTTGTATCCGAAGACGTCCATATATGTTGTTCCGGGGAGTTCAAGGGTTTTAATCAGCTTAATACTCGCCGGATTTGATATGTCAAATGCCCTGATTGCACCTATGGGTCCTCCGGATGCGTACACGACATTGTCAAGCACATTTAATCCGTTACCTATCCACTGGCCCGGATAGCTTACCTTTCCTATCGTTTTTGGAGCCTGGATGTTTCTTAAATCAATTGTAACAACATCATTTCCTGTAAGGGCCACTGCTGTGTCACCCAGCACTTCAACATCATAGAAAGGTTTTCCTGCCTCATATGTTGCTATAACAACTGGATTTTGCTTGTTGCTGACATCGATCACATGAACTCCTGTATAGCTGCCGAGATATGATGCAACCAGCAGGTAATTGTCCTTATATTTTGCAAGGTTTCCATTGAAGTGCGGGTCTCTTGCAATGTATGCAGGATTATACGGGCTTGAAATATCAACGATTCCTACGGATGTGTATACATAATTGCCGTCAGGCAGTACTGAGGCAATATTGTCCTTGTAATCGACAAATACCTTCACCGGCTGTTCCGGATTGGAAATGTCGATCATATTCAGGCCGCCCCACTCTCCTGCGCCAAAGAGGTAATTGCCCTGTATGCTGACATCGTTAAATCTTCCGGGAGTCTCAATGAATGCAGATTCAAACGGATTTTCCTTATCCTTTGTATCAACCACCCACATTCCGTCGTTGTGTGCACCGATGAAGAGATAATCGTCCTTTGCCACTACAGAGTCAACGCCGCCCACCACAGGGACATTTACAATCAGAGATGGCTGCTTTGGATCTGAAGTATCATAGATCCCGAATCCCATTGATTCGCCTGCAAGGAATGTGTAGTAATCTGTTGGGAAGATTCCCTCAATATATCCTGCAATTTCTGTCCCCTTCCCTGCAACGAATGCCTGGGTGGGATTTGAAATGTCAATTACGCTGAATCCCTGGTAACGGACAGAGACATATGCATAATCGCCGAGAATTTTGACGTCATTTGCATCGATTCCCATTATATTAGTGACCTCAAACGGACGTGATTTGTCGGATATGTCAATGACCCTCACACCGTTGTGGTATTCTGTAACATATGCATAGTTGCCCTTAACCGCAACTCCGGAGAAACTGTCAAGTGCTGATGTACTTGCGGTGTAGCTTCCAACAATCCTCGGGCTTTTTGGATCTGAAAGGTTAAATATGTCCAGCGTTTTGTCGGTTGCCCTTGCAACGTAAAGATAACCGTCTGCTATGGAAATCCTCCACGGTCTGTTGTAGCCGTTCAACTTTACAACATTTCCAAATTTCGGATTGGAAACATCGGATATGTCCACTATCTGTATACCGATATTGTATACTGAAAGATAAGCGGTGTTTCCGTAGACCTCAACATCCCTTATCTCAGTTCCGGGAGGATGCGGGCTTTTAAGCGAAGAGATTTTGACCGGGTTATTTGGATCTCTTATGTCGACGATGATGTACCCTGTCGTATACCCTATGTGAAGGTAAGGATACTCCATATACATGCTTTTGACATTCTCGCCTACATAGATCTTTGAGATGTAATCCTTCCATGTAAGATCTTTTACAGTGGCAGGGTTTGTAACATCATAAACCCTTACCTCGCCGCCCTGTGCAACGTAAAGATATCCTCCCTCCTCGACAACATCAAAGGAAGGACCGTTTGCCAGGTGGCCTACTGTGTCCAGCCCCGCAGACGCGACGGCCGGCACTGCAATCATTATCAAAATAAGACCGATCAGGAATTTTACCGATCCTGTCTTCTTTCGAGAAATACTGGTTGGTGTATTCATTTTTTGAAAACCCCCCACGGGTTCCCTTAGCAGCATAAACTGTTCGAGGGCATCCCCGTGTGATAGATGTATATGAGGAGAGATAGTATTTAAGGATAAACTCTAATGATAATCACTGAAAATATCGCCAACGACAATCATAAGCCGAGTGAAATTATTTTCCATATAGTCTGAAAAAAAGAATATTATTCACTACAAAGCAAATCACATCTCATACAGAAAAATGAAATTGAAATTTCAGATTTTTCAGACAGAATCCATCTCCCTCCTGCCAGAATATTTGTTTTAACTGAACAGACAGCCATTTTACAAGGGAATATTGAGAGTGATTTAAATCTCCTGAAAAGTATTGAAACCTCCAGGTAAAGGATCTTAGTGGTCCGGAGATAATAGTTTTTGAGTCTGCCGGATCACAAAGGAAAATTCAGAAAATAACCACTCACAATTCTGTATAGAGAAAATTAATCCAAATTAAAAAAAATCTGATGTAATTATTCAACAATCAGGCTTTCATCGTACCTGTTTTCATTCGCAAGTGTAAATTCACTGCTCATGTGAAGACAATTTGCAGGGCAGACATCATTGCACTGTGAACAGAAAATACACTGGGTAACATAAATTCTGACTGTTTTTGTCTCTTTAATAAACTCAATTGCATTTGCCGGACACATGCGTGTACATATCTTACAGCCTATACAGGCATCCCTGTCATATACAATTTTACCCCTGAAATTTTCCGGTATAGAAATTGTCGGATTTATTTCAGCTTTACCCTCAGACACCTGTCCCAAAAATCCTGTGACGGACCGTGGGAGGTACTTTGACGGAAAAAGATTTGTGGCAGGCTTCTTTAAAAACTGCTTTAATACCTCACCCATCGTAGGAAGAAAACTCATACAAAAATACCTCCTGTCAAAATCGCATCAGCACCTATCAGAATCAGAGCCAGAACACCAATTAACGCCAGATAGCCCCAGTAGATTGTAACTACATGATTAATCCTGAAACGTGCCATACTTACCCTGATGAGACTGACCGATACAAAAAGAACAGCAACCATCTTCAAAACGAAGAAGGCAAGATCTGCAATTAAGCCAGCTTCAGGGCTCATTGCAACAAACCATGAAAGATTCCAGGGAAGGAATACTGCAACTGAAAGGGCAAGCATTGCAACCGTTTTGACACCCCCTGCAATATAGAACATAGCAAGATTTCTGCCGGAGTACTCAACAACAAGACCACCGCAAAGTTCGGTTTCAGCTTCGGGTGTATCACAAGGGACTCTTGAAAGCTCTGCCGGCGTGACCCATGCAAGCACAATTAAAAGAAGTATACATCCGATAATCCCGAGAGGACCTGCAACACTCCAAATTGTAACACCGGTTGCAACGCCGGAAATTGTTGCCAGCGAAAAAGGATCAGAAATTCCTGCAACAGAAAGCCTCCATGCAACTGCAATTATTACAACTGCAAGCGGAAACTCGTAGGCAATCATAGTTACCATTTCACGCTGTGCACCAACAGATGCATAAGGCGAACCGGATGCAAAACCTCCCGCAACCATAGCAAGCGCCGGAACAGTTAATAGATACATTACAAGAATTATGTCGCCGTAGTTTCCAAATACGGGCGCAATACTGCCGATAGGGATATACAAAAGAACCGTTATTGCTGATGCCAGCGCTATCACCGGTGCTGCATTGAATACGGACTTTATTGCATTCTCAGGCACAACACTGTCTTTTGCAAGAAGCTTTAGGACATCAATAAAAGGCTGCCTTATTGGAGGACCCACCCTTGCCTGCATATGGGCTGCAAATTTTCTGTCGATTCCAAGAAGAAGAAGACCCAAAACCATTCCAAATACAGCAACGGCAACCGTACCTGCGATCACCCCGGCTCCGGCAGATATGATTGTCATTTAATTAAGCCCCCTTGTTTTTTCAACAGACATCCTGTGAAGCTGTTCTTTTGTGAAAATTTCAGAACTGTTCTTTCTGATAACTGAAACCCTGTCAGTACAGGACATGCACGGATCAATTGATGCGACAATAATCGGAATGTCTGCTATCTGCTCACCCTTAAGAATTTCAAGCCATGCAAGCTGATTGGAGTATGTCGAAGCCTTTACCTTCCACATATATGGAGCATCGGCTTTTTTCATACGTACATAGTGAATGCACTCACCGCGTGGTGCCTCAACCCTTCCAACAGCCTCTCCCCCGGCTTTTTTGCATGCTGAAAGAAGTTTTGGCATTTTCGGCTCCCACAGGATATCACCTTCTTCCCCGGGCATATTCTTCAGGCACTGACGTATGATTGAAACAGACTGGGGAATTTCAAGGATTCTTACAACTATCCTGTCATATACATCCCCGTTGGTTTCACTCAAATAACATTCGGGAAGAACCATGTCAAAATCAATATCCCCATATGCCCCATAAGGAGAATCAATCCTTACGTCAAATTTTAGTCCGGATGCACGTGCTGTAGGACCAACAGTACATAATTCAAGGGCCGCTTTTTTTGTAAGAATACCCGAACCCCTGCACCTCATGTTGATGGTCTTGTCATGCAAAAAGAGTTTCAGCATCTTGTCAACAAGCCCTTCATAATATGAAAGAGCCTCTTCAATACGCGGGATCTGCTCCTTTACAATATCACGTCTTACACCGCCGATCTGAATAATGCCATAATTAATCCTGTTTCCGGTGATGTATTCTATTACATCCAGAGACTCCTCACGTACCCGCCATGCAAGATTAAAGAGTGTGTCAAACCCAAGCTCATGGGCTGCGACACCTGCCCAGAGCAGATGTGACTGAATACGTTCAAGTTCTGCCATAATAGTCCTGATATACTGGGCTCTTTCAGGCACTCTTATTCCGGCAACCTGTTCAACCGCTCTTGAAAATGCAAAAGTGTGCGTTACACCACAGATTCCGCAGATCCTGTCGGTCAGGTGAACTATCTGAACAGGATTTCTGCGCATACCCATCCACTCTATGCCTCTGTGGACTTTTCCCGGAGAAAAATCGACCTCTTCTATGACTTCACCGTTCATTTTAAAGGTGAAAAGGATAGGCTCTTTTAATGCCGGATGGATAGGCCCGATGGGGATTTTGTATGGTGCATTCTTTTTATTATCACTCATTCCCCTTTCACCTCCGCCAACTCGCAAGGCTTTATTTCAGCCTTATTTTCTTCATCGGATTTTTCAGGGGGCCAAACATCATTTTTTGGAGCAGAATTTTTTGTCTCATCTCCTCCGGATTTTGCCTCCTTCTTTGGTTTTGGCTTCACAGGCGGATTTGGTCTGTCTTCAGGTCTTCCGACAGCCCAGAGATCCTTTACCATCCCCTCCTTTATTCCTGCATCATCCTTTCTCCAGGGATAAATCCCCTTAGGGAAATCATCAGGCAGGAATAATCCTCTTTTATCAGGAATGTCTGCCACTTCAACTCCCATCAGCTCTCGTTTCTCCCTTTCGGAATAAACGGCACCGGGTATCAAATCTGAAATTGTCGGAATAATTAAATCTTCTTTTGGAAGAGCAACTTTCAGAGTAATCTCCACTCCTTTTCCCGGACAGCCAAAATAGACATACATGTGATACAGGAGTTCAACAAAATCCACCTCATCAACTGCTGATATAACACCAAAATGAGGATAATCAATTGATATAACTTCCTTCACTGCATCATGAAGGATGCTTCTTTCAATAGTAATCCATACAGAATTAACAGGAGTGCTTTTTGCCCCTTCTGTCCACTGCCTTATAGAAATATCACTGATTTTTCCTGCAAATTTATCAGAGAAACGATCAGCAATTTCATTTGCAGTCAGCGGAGTTCTCTTAATATCACTCATCTCTTATCCCCCATAAGACGCTCGAGTTTCGCAATCGCTTTTACAACTCCGTAAATTATTGCCTCAGGCCTTGGTGCACATCCGGGAACATAAACATCAACAGGAATTACTTCACCGACAGGCCCGTCAAGATTATAGGAATCAAAGAAGGCACCTCCCGACTGACCGCATGCACCCACACATATGACAACCTTTGGATCAGGCGTCTGCTCATAAACACGCCTAAGGCGGTCTGCCATTGCATGAACAACAGGCCCTGTAACAAGCAGTACATCAGCATGCCTTGGAGAGCCTACAAGTTTTATTCCAAATCTCTCAGGATCATATCTTGGCATTAACGATGCGACAATTTCAATATCGCACCCGTTGCATGAACCAGAATTAAAATGAAAGACCCAAAGAGATCTTTTTAGTGAATTTGTAAGCTTCATATCATACCGCCTCCGATAACAATAACCATCACAATTGCAATGACACAAAGGAACCAGATCATATAGTCAGTTAAAATTCCAGTATGCAGGGGTATTAAAATATCATAATAACCTTTAAGGGCCTCTGTAAATCCCCAATACATGTTTCCGGCACGAACATGAACATCTCCTTTTTCAGGCTCCGCATTCCCTGAAAGATATGGTTTTATCTGTTCCGTATCTTTGTGATAGTCAGATTCACCCAGTTTCCAGATCAGCCAGGCTATCAGCAATGATATTATGAATGCAACAATCCAGGCGAGAGGGTTCCATGAACCAAACCCTGTGTAAAGGCTTTCAGTAAGTGCCATTTCAGGCACCTCCGAGTACAGCAGCAATATAACCGCTCTGATCAACAAGTGCCGATGCCGCAGGCGTTACTATGAAATCCACAACCGGCTGCGGGAATACTCCGAAAAGCACTACAAGAAGGGCTAAAATACCCATTGCAATCAGCATTGGTTTTGGCACTTCACGGACTTCACTATATTCGGGAAGCCTCGGGCCCGTGAACATTGAGTGGAAAACTTTCACGAACGATGCAAGGGTGAGAATTGACACAACCATTGCAATTACTGACAATGCAGGATTAAACATGAATACAGATTCATATATCATCAGCTTTGATTCAAATCCGTTGAAAGGCGGAATACCTGCAATCGCAAGTGCACCAATTACGAAAAAGAGCATGGTCCATTTCATATCATGCCCGAGACCGCCCAGTTTATTCAGATTCCTTGTGTCTGTCTGATAGAATATTGCTCCTGCGGTCAGGAACAAAAGGCCCTTGTACATTGCATGGTTGATGATATGGAAAAGACCTCCCTGCATTGCTGTCATTCCAAATGCATTCATCATGGTTTCATCTCCCAAAACAGCAAGTCCCACACCAACACCCAAAAGCATGTATCCGGTCTGTGAAACCGCATGGTAAGACATCAGGCGTTTTACATCCTTTTGCGGAATTGCCATCGTTACTCCGATGAACATTGATAAAACACCAAGAATTATGATGACCCATCCTGTTGTAACGTAATCAAGAGTTACATTATAAAGTGTAAATAAAACCCTGAAAAGACCGTAAAGGCTGGCCTGACTTGCAACAACCAAAAATGCGGTTATTCCTGATGGTGCCATTGAATATGCATCAGGTGTCCAGAAATGCATAGGAACAGCACCTGATTTCATTGCAAGTGCAACCAAAAGAAGCACAAGTGCGACTTTATCAAGCATCCCAAACTGCATGTTCTGAGCTATTACGGCAATATTGAGTGCATCATACTGGCCGTAGAAGAGACCTACGGAAAAAAGAACTAAAAGTCCGCCGAGTGTGGATAAGACTGCATATTTAAGACCGGCTTCGACTGCAACACCCATGTCAATTCTTGATGCGACAAGTGCCGCACCTGCAAGCGAGTTTATCTCCAGGAATACGAAGAAATTGAACATATCGCCGGTGCAGACCATACCAAGTATTCCAACCTGCATCAGCAAAAGAAGTGCAAAGAACGAGTCTTTGCCGGACATTTTCTTAGAGGCGGTTATTGAATAGAGGGATACTGCAAAACCGACAATACAGGCGGAAATCGCCATGAAAACCGACATTGCATCGACTGTAAATATAATCCTGAACGGAATACCTGCTGAATCAGCGGGAATGGCAAGTGATGGCTGTGCCGCTCCAAATGTATATACAAGTGTGCCGTTAATCAAAACCTCGTTGGTAAGAAGTCCTGCGATTACTAGTGTTGCAAGGCTCACCAGCATAACCCATGTGTTCCTTGCAGAATCACTGACATGTCCGAAGAGAGGGGTTGCAAACGCTCCAAGCATCGGGACTGCCAGCAGCAGTGCAGGCAGGTTTTGTAAAATCCAGTCAGAAATCATCCCTTAAGCCTCCCTAAATCAGTTACACTGGCTGATTTGTATTTTTTATAGATTACCATGACAAATGAAAGGAGCATTGCAGTGGTTGCAATACCGATAACAATGTTTGTTAAAGTCATTGCCTGAACTGTGGGAAAAACCATTTTTAAAGAGGCTGCATTCGTAAAGATCGGTGCAGAACCTCCGCTGACATAGCCTGTTGCAACAAGGAAGAGATTTACTCCTGCTTCGACAAGAGAAAGGCCCATAATTATTTTTATCAGGTTTTTCTTTGTTACCATCGTGATTATGCCCAAAATTATGATAATCACGGCGGCAATGTATGGCAGATTGTATATCATGTTCAGGCGTCCTCCCTTGAAATTCCTGAAAGCATGTAAAGAATAATTAGGCCCATTGCTCCGAGAACCTCAATTCCCACTGCAATATTCATTATAGGGATCGTTCCTGCGGTATTCAAAAATCCGGGATTGGAACCGTATGTTACAGAGTCGCCAAAGATGAATCCTCCGTTTGCAAGCCAGTTATAGAAGAATGTCGAACCTGCGATTATCGCGGCTAAAGCCATTATTATAAAAAGCAAAAGTCCTAATGTCTCGGTATTTTTTAAAGCTGATGAAGTAAACCGGCTTTTGATATCCGAATATCTGTTTGCCGCAAACATCAGGACAATTCCTGTTGCAATCACGGCCCCTCCCTGAAAACCTCCACCAGGGGTCAGATGTCCGTGTATGACTATGTAAAAGCCGAATACAAGAATAAATGGAAGCATTATATTTGCTGTTGCACGGACGATTTTACTCATAGTCATAGTCTTCATCCTCCTCTTTCCTTTTCCGAAACATCATCGAAATCGCCAGAACTGCGGTGAATAAAACTGTGGCTTCCCCGAGTGTATCAAATCCACGGAAATCAAAGACAACACCTGTTACAATATTGTTTACAGCCGCCATTTCCTGTCCGTTCTGAATCATGTAATCATCCATCCCGGTATTTTTCGGACTTCCAAATTCAAGGTCAACGGCAGTCATAAGGAAGGATGCTGCAAGAATGGCAACAATAAGTGCGGTTGCAATATCCTTTGTTCTCATTGTTCATCCTCCGTATCAGAAACTTCATTCTGCTCTGTCCCGCGAATAGCAATCATGAAGATGGCTGTTGTAAGCCCTGCACCGATTGCTGCCTCTGCAATTGCAACATCGGGCGCCTGAAGCAGATAAAACTCCAAAGAGAGAAGGAAACTAAAAACACCGAATGCAATTGCCGCAGAAATCAGATCCTTTTGAAGATAGACCATAATTCCGGATAAAATAAGACCGGCCAGTAATATTACCTGCATTATAAGAAACAGATCCATCATTTTTTTGCCTCCAGTCTGTCAACAACCGCATTTTCCGGTTTCTGGCCGGATTTGTAGGCAGCCCTTGCAATGGCATGTGAACCTGTTGCATTTGTAAATGCCAGTGCAACAAGGACAACAGCCGTGCTTATTCCAAGGTCTATATACTGGCCGTCTCCTGATGACAGATAATTCAAAAGGCAGTACAAAAAGACAGCCAGACACAGGAATATTGTCCCGAATGTTGTCATCTTTGTTTCTGCATGGAGCCTTGTATATACATCGGGGAATCTCAATATTCCAACAATTCCAAGTGCGTTGAAGATTACCCCTATTGCTATAAGAATAAATATCAGGGTATCAGACAGCATTAAAGCTCACCTCCCAGATATTTAGCCACAAACAAAGT
Proteins encoded in this region:
- a CDS encoding hydrogenase, whose protein sequence is MALTESLYTGFGSWNPLAWIVAFIISLLIAWLIWKLGESDYHKDTEQIKPYLSGNAEPEKGDVHVRAGNMYWGFTEALKGYYDILIPLHTGILTDYMIWFLCVIAIVMVIVIGGGMI
- the mnhG gene encoding monovalent cation/H(+) antiporter subunit G; translation: MLSDTLIFILIAIGVIFNALGIVGILRFPDVYTRLHAETKMTTFGTIFLCLAVFLYCLLNYLSSGDGQYIDLGISTAVVLVALAFTNATGSHAIARAAYKSGQKPENAVVDRLEAKK
- a CDS encoding hydrogenase subunit MbhD domain-containing protein, with the translated sequence MMDLFLIMQVILLAGLILSGIMVYLQKDLISAAIAFGVFSFLLSLEFYLLQAPDVAIAEAAIGAGLTTAIFMIAIRGTEQNEVSDTEDEQ
- a CDS encoding proton-conducting transporter transmembrane domain-containing protein, with translation MISDWILQNLPALLLAVPMLGAFATPLFGHVSDSARNTWVMLVSLATLVIAGLLTNEVLINGTLVYTFGAAQPSLAIPADSAGIPFRIIFTVDAMSVFMAISACIVGFAVSLYSITASKKMSGKDSFFALLLLMQVGILGMVCTGDMFNFFVFLEINSLAGAALVASRIDMGVAVEAGLKYAVLSTLGGLLVLFSVGLFYGQYDALNIAVIAQNMQFGMLDKVALVLLLVALAMKSGAVPMHFWTPDAYSMAPSGITAFLVVASQASLYGLFRVLFTLYNVTLDYVTTGWVIIILGVLSMFIGVTMAIPQKDVKRLMSYHAVSQTGYMLLGVGVGLAVLGDETMMNAFGMTAMQGGLFHIINHAMYKGLLFLTAGAIFYQTDTRNLNKLGGLGHDMKWTMLFFVIGALAIAGIPPFNGFESKLMIYESVFMFNPALSVIAMVVSILTLASFVKVFHSMFTGPRLPEYSEVREVPKPMLIAMGILALLVVLFGVFPQPVVDFIVTPAASALVDQSGYIAAVLGGA
- a CDS encoding MnhB domain-containing protein, which codes for MSKIVRATANIMLPFILVFGFYIVIHGHLTPGGGFQGGAVIATGIVLMFAANRYSDIKSRFTSSALKNTETLGLLLFIIMALAAIIAGSTFFYNWLANGGFIFGDSVTYGSNPGFLNTAGTIPIMNIAVGIEVLGAMGLIILYMLSGISREDA
- the mbhE gene encoding hydrogen gas-evolving membrane-bound hydrogenase subunit E; the encoded protein is MRTKDIATALIVAILAASFLMTAVDLEFGSPKNTGMDDYMIQNGQEMAAVNNIVTGVVFDFRGFDTLGEATVLFTAVLAISMMFRKRKEEDEDYDYE
- a CDS encoding NADH-quinone oxidoreductase subunit B family protein, with protein sequence MKLTNSLKRSLWVFHFNSGSCNGCDIEIVASLMPRYDPERFGIKLVGSPRHADVLLVTGPVVHAMADRLRRVYEQTPDPKVVICVGACGQSGGAFFDSYNLDGPVGEVIPVDVYVPGCAPRPEAIIYGVVKAIAKLERLMGDKR
- a CDS encoding sodium:proton antiporter translates to MIYNLPYIAAVIIIILGIITMVTKKNLIKIIMGLSLVEAGVNLFLVATGYVSGGSAPIFTNAASLKMVFPTVQAMTLTNIVIGIATTAMLLSFVMVIYKKYKSASVTDLGRLKG